The nucleotide window CCACGCTTCTTGCCGTTGACCTGAATTGGAAGCGTGATTTCATCTTCCGTCAACATGGCGCTGTCGGCTTTTGGCCAGGCTTGCGTTGAAACCATGCCGTCCATGCCAAGCTCGGACCAGCATTCTTCGGCCAGATGCGGCATCATCGGAGAGCACATCAGCAGCAGCAACTGCATGGATTCATTGACAACCCAGCTCAGCGAAGCGTCGGCTGACAGTTTTTCGGGCTTTGCATCGGCGGCAATCATGTTGACCAGCTGATAGATCTGGGCAACGGCGCGGTTGAAGCCGAGCTGCTCGATGTTGCTTTCCACATTGGCCAGTGTCTTGTGGGTCAGCTTGCGCAGGGCCAGAGCCTCGCCAGAGAGGCTATCGGGCTTGCTGAGCGTTGCAGAGCGAAGGAATTCCGATACGTCGGCCGTCAGACGCCAGATGCGCTGGATGAAGCGATGGGCACCCTCGGCACCGGCTTCGGTCCAGATGACGTCCCGTTCCGGAGGGCTGTCGGAGAGCATGAACCAGCGGGCGGTGTCGGCACCGTAGGTTTCAATGATGTCGGTCGGATCCACGGTGTTCTTCTTGGATTTCGACATCTTCTCGATGGAGCCGATGGTGATGGTTTCACCGGTTTCCTTGTGAACAGCGCTTCGTTTGCCGTCCTTTTCGGTCACCGTGATCTCTGCCGGGGAAACCCAGCGGCCATCTTCGCCCTTGTAGGTCTCATGCACGACCATGCCCTGCGTGAACAGGCCCTTGAAGGGTTCCTTGACGTTCATGTGGCCGGTGGCGCACATGGCGCGGGCAAAGAAGCGGGAATAGAGCAGATGCAGGATCGCATGCTCGATACCGCCGATATACTGATCAACCGGCAGCCATTCGTCGACGGCTTTCTTGTCGGTCGGATTGGTTTCCCAAGGCGCGGTAAAGCGGGCGAAATACCAGGAGCTGTCCACGAAGGTGTCCATGGTGTCGGTTTCGCGCTTGGCAGGCTTGCCGCATTTCGGGCAGGCGCAGTCGCGCCAGGTCGGATGACGATCGAGTGGGTTGCCCGGCTTGTCGAAGGTGATGTCCTCGGGCAGCTTGATCGGCAGATTTTCTTTCTTTTCCGGAACGACGCCGCAGTCCGGGCAATGGACCATCGGGATCGGGCAGCCCCAGTAGCGCTGACGGGAAATACCCCAGTCACGCAGACGATACTGGGTCTTGCGCAGAGCCTGAGGCTTGTCGCCGATGATGACGGCTTCCAGCTTGGAGGCAACCGCTTCCTTGGCATCCGCGATGGACATGCCGTCGAGGAATTCGGAATTGAAGATGGTGCCTTCGCCGGTGTAGGCCTCGTCGGCCACATCGAAGGAAGCAGGATCGGCATCTTTCGGCAGCACGACCGGGGTGACTGAAAGGCCATATTTGCGGGCAAAATCAAGGTCGCGCTGGTCGTGGGCCGGGCAGCCGAAGATGGCGCCAGTGCCGTAGTCCATCAGGATGAAGTTGGCGACGTGAACAGGCAATTCAATAGAAGAATCAAGTGGATGTACAACCTTCAAGCCGGTGTCGAAGCCGAATTTCTCAGCCGTTTCCAGCTCGGCGGCCGAAGTGCCCATGCGGTGACATTCGTCAACAAAGGCCTGCAGCTCGGGATTGTCCTTTGCCAGTTCCCTGGTCAGCGGATGATCGGCGGAAAGGCCCATGAAGGATGCACCGAACAGCGTATCCGGGCGCGTGGTGAAGATCTCGACTTCGGTGTGGCCGTGGATTGGTTCACGTAGCTGGAAGCGCACCTGAAGGCCTTCGGATTTGCCGATCCAGTTGCGCTGCATCAGGCGAACCTTGTCTGGCCAGCGGTCGAGATTGTCGATTTCGGAGAGCAGGTCGTCGGCATAGTCGGTGATCTTGAAGAACCACTGGGTCAGCTCGCGCTGCTCGACCTCGGCGCCGGAGCGCCAGCCCTTGCCGTCGATAACCTGTTCGTTGGCCAGAACCGTCTGGTCTACCGGGTCCCAGTTGACCTTGGCGTTCTTGCGATAGGCGAGGCCCTTTTCGACGAAATCGAGGAACAGCATCTGCTGGCGGTGGTAATAGTCCACGTCGCAGGTGGCGAATTCACGCTCCCAATCCAGCGACAGGCCCATCAGCTTGAGCTGGGCGCGCATGGTGGCGATGTTTTCGTAGGTCCAGTCCTTGGGATGGATCTTGTTCTGCATGGCGGCATTCTCAGCCGGCATGCCGAAAGCGTCCCAGCCCATCGGGTGCAGAACATTGAAGCCCTTGGCGCGCTTGTAGCGCGCGACAACATCACCCATGGTGTAGTTGCGAACATGGCCAATATGAATGCGACCAGACGGATAGGGGAACATCTCCAGCACGTAATATTTGGGCCGTGGGTCGTCATTCGTGGTTTTGAAGATTTTCTGGGTATCCCAGGTCTGCTGCCAGCGAA belongs to uncultured Cohaesibacter sp. and includes:
- the leuS gene encoding leucine--tRNA ligase, translated to MANERYNAREAEIRWQQTWDTQKIFKTTNDDPRPKYYVLEMFPYPSGRIHIGHVRNYTMGDVVARYKRAKGFNVLHPMGWDAFGMPAENAAMQNKIHPKDWTYENIATMRAQLKLMGLSLDWEREFATCDVDYYHRQQMLFLDFVEKGLAYRKNAKVNWDPVDQTVLANEQVIDGKGWRSGAEVEQRELTQWFFKITDYADDLLSEIDNLDRWPDKVRLMQRNWIGKSEGLQVRFQLREPIHGHTEVEIFTTRPDTLFGASFMGLSADHPLTRELAKDNPELQAFVDECHRMGTSAAELETAEKFGFDTGLKVVHPLDSSIELPVHVANFILMDYGTGAIFGCPAHDQRDLDFARKYGLSVTPVVLPKDADPASFDVADEAYTGEGTIFNSEFLDGMSIADAKEAVASKLEAVIIGDKPQALRKTQYRLRDWGISRQRYWGCPIPMVHCPDCGVVPEKKENLPIKLPEDITFDKPGNPLDRHPTWRDCACPKCGKPAKRETDTMDTFVDSSWYFARFTAPWETNPTDKKAVDEWLPVDQYIGGIEHAILHLLYSRFFARAMCATGHMNVKEPFKGLFTQGMVVHETYKGEDGRWVSPAEITVTEKDGKRSAVHKETGETITIGSIEKMSKSKKNTVDPTDIIETYGADTARWFMLSDSPPERDVIWTEAGAEGAHRFIQRIWRLTADVSEFLRSATLSKPDSLSGEALALRKLTHKTLANVESNIEQLGFNRAVAQIYQLVNMIAADAKPEKLSADASLSWVVNESMQLLLLMCSPMMPHLAEECWSELGMDGMVSTQAWPKADSAMLTEDEITLPIQVNGKKRGEITVAADADNDTIEKAVLASEPVIKALDGKAPRKVIVVPKRIVNVVI